One Sanguibacter sp. HDW7 DNA window includes the following coding sequences:
- the aspS gene encoding aspartate--tRNA ligase: protein MLRTHPAGSLRAEHAGQTVTLTGWVDRRRDHGGVAFIDLRDASGIAQVVIRDEAVAHPLRAEFVLQVTGTVGARPDGNENTNLATGAIEVVAETVVVLNESAPLPFQVSTALDGTEQIGEEARLRHRYLDLRRPAPAAALRMRAKANAAARRVLDAHDFVEIETPTLTRSTPEGARDFLVPARLAPGSWYALPQSPQLFKQLLMVSGMERYYQIARCYRDEDFRADRQPEFTQLDVEMSFVEQDDVIAIGEEIITELWRLGGHEISLPIPRMTFKDAMERYGSDKPDLRFGLELVDLTAYFADTTFRVFQAPYVGAIRFPGGAATPRRGFDAWQEWAKQRGARGLAYVTFGEDGELGGPVAKNLSDAEREGLAAATGAEPGDAVFFAAGRATDSRALLGAARLEVGRKAGLIDESAWAFVWVVDAPLFKPTGEDDDVAVGEGAWTAVHHAFTSPTPEWIDTFEENPGEALAYAYDIVCNGNEIGGGSIRIHRRDVQERVFRMMGIGQKEAQEKFGFLLDAFKFGAPPHGGIAFGWDRILMLLTGSESIRDVIAFPKSGGGYDPLTQAPAPITAQQRKEAGVDAKPAAPKAETEAPAEA from the coding sequence GTGCTCCGCACACACCCCGCCGGCTCCCTCAGGGCCGAGCACGCAGGTCAGACCGTCACCCTCACGGGCTGGGTCGACCGTCGTCGCGACCACGGCGGCGTCGCCTTCATCGACCTGCGCGACGCCTCGGGCATCGCCCAGGTCGTCATCCGTGACGAGGCCGTCGCGCACCCGCTGCGCGCCGAGTTCGTGCTCCAGGTGACCGGCACCGTCGGCGCCCGCCCCGACGGCAACGAGAACACGAACCTCGCGACCGGCGCGATCGAGGTCGTCGCCGAGACGGTCGTCGTGCTCAACGAGTCGGCCCCGCTGCCGTTCCAGGTCTCGACCGCGCTCGACGGCACCGAGCAGATTGGTGAGGAGGCGCGTCTGCGTCACCGCTACCTCGACCTGCGTCGTCCCGCGCCCGCCGCCGCCCTGCGCATGCGCGCCAAGGCGAACGCCGCCGCGCGCCGCGTGCTCGACGCGCACGACTTCGTCGAGATCGAGACGCCGACGCTCACGCGCTCGACGCCCGAGGGTGCACGCGACTTCCTCGTGCCCGCGCGCCTCGCGCCCGGGTCCTGGTACGCGCTTCCGCAGTCGCCGCAGCTGTTCAAGCAGCTGCTCATGGTCTCGGGCATGGAGCGCTACTACCAGATCGCCCGCTGCTACCGCGACGAGGACTTCCGCGCCGACCGTCAGCCGGAGTTCACGCAGCTCGACGTCGAGATGAGCTTCGTCGAGCAGGACGACGTCATCGCGATCGGCGAGGAGATCATCACCGAGCTCTGGCGCCTCGGCGGCCACGAGATCTCGCTGCCCATCCCGCGCATGACGTTCAAGGACGCCATGGAGCGGTACGGCTCGGACAAGCCCGACCTGCGCTTCGGCCTCGAGCTCGTCGACCTCACGGCGTACTTCGCCGACACGACGTTCCGCGTCTTCCAGGCGCCGTACGTCGGAGCGATCCGCTTCCCGGGCGGCGCGGCCACGCCGCGTCGCGGCTTCGACGCCTGGCAGGAGTGGGCCAAGCAGCGCGGCGCCCGCGGCCTCGCGTACGTGACCTTCGGCGAGGACGGCGAGCTCGGCGGTCCCGTCGCGAAGAACCTCTCCGACGCGGAGCGCGAGGGCCTCGCGGCCGCGACCGGCGCGGAGCCTGGCGACGCGGTGTTCTTCGCCGCGGGTCGCGCGACGGACTCGCGTGCGCTCCTCGGCGCCGCGCGTCTCGAGGTCGGCCGCAAGGCCGGGCTCATCGACGAGTCGGCGTGGGCGTTCGTGTGGGTCGTCGACGCGCCGCTGTTCAAGCCCACGGGCGAGGACGACGACGTCGCGGTCGGCGAGGGTGCGTGGACGGCCGTCCACCACGCCTTCACGTCGCCGACGCCCGAGTGGATCGACACGTTCGAGGAGAACCCGGGCGAGGCGCTCGCGTACGCCTACGACATCGTCTGCAACGGCAACGAGATCGGTGGCGGCTCGATCCGTATCCACCGCCGTGACGTGCAGGAGCGGGTCTTCCGCATGATGGGCATCGGGCAGAAGGAGGCGCAGGAGAAGTTCGGCTTCCTCCTCGACGCGTTCAAGTTCGGCGCGCCGCCGCACGGCGGCATCGCGTTCGGCTGGGACCGCATCCTTATGCTGCTCACGGGCTCGGAGTCGATCCGGGACGTCATCGCGTTCCCGAAGTCTGGCGGCGGCTACGACCCGCTCACGCAGGCTCCGGCACCGATCACGGCTCAGCAGCGCAAGGAGGCCGGCGTCGACGCGAAGCCGGCCGCTCCCAAGGCCGAGACCGAGGCGCCCGCGGAGGCCTGA
- a CDS encoding bifunctional (p)ppGpp synthetase/guanosine-3',5'-bis(diphosphate) 3'-pyrophosphohydrolase, with protein sequence MTDDTKAPTPARAASDAAPTAPTPARPSSLMRWFTPRAGASPALEPVLQAVRTNHPKADLALIERAYVTAEKAHRGQKRRSGDPYITHPVAVATILAELGMTEPTVAAALLHDTVEDTDYSLDQLTREYGEEIAMLVDGVTKLDKVKFGDAAQAETVRKMVVAMSRDIRVLVIKLADRLHNARTWKFVPAESASRKARETLEIYAPLAHRLGMNTIKWELEDLSFQTLYPKVYDEIVRLVAERAPAREEYLAVVREQIVADLRSAKIKATVTGRPKHYYSVYQKMIVRGHDFEDIYDLVGTRVLVDSVRDCYAALGALHARWNPVPGRFKDYIAMPKFNMYQSLHTTVIGPGGKPVEIQIRTFEMHRRAEYGVAAHWKYKEAAKAGAGGPDAGAADMQWLRQLVDWQRETADPTEFLDSLRFEMAGQEVYVFTPKGEVMALPAGSTPVDFAYAVHTEVGHRTMGARVNGRLVSLDSPLENGDVVDVLTSKSETAGPSQDWLAFVKSPRARNKIRQWFSKGRREEAVEHGKEAIAKAMRKQNLPIQRLLSHEALAGLASDMRYADVSALYAAVGEAQVSAQTVVSRLVQSFGGEDGAQEDLAEVALPGATRRRSRQGDPGVVVKGVDDIWVKLAKCCTPVPGDEIVGFITRGQGVSVHRSDCVNVEALRDQPERFVDVAWNVGASTLFLVQIQVEALDRARLLSDITRVLSDNHVNILSASVSTSSDRVATSRFVFEMAEPAHLATVLKAVRKVEGVFDVYRVTGSRATHSG encoded by the coding sequence ATGACCGACGACACGAAGGCTCCGACCCCTGCGCGGGCAGCCTCGGACGCGGCCCCCACGGCGCCGACCCCGGCGCGACCGTCGTCGCTCATGCGCTGGTTCACGCCGCGTGCGGGTGCGTCTCCTGCGCTCGAGCCGGTGCTGCAGGCCGTGCGCACCAACCACCCCAAGGCCGACCTGGCCCTCATCGAGCGTGCGTACGTCACGGCGGAGAAGGCTCACCGCGGCCAGAAGCGCCGCTCGGGCGACCCCTACATCACGCACCCCGTCGCCGTGGCGACGATCCTCGCGGAGCTCGGCATGACCGAGCCGACGGTCGCAGCGGCGCTGCTCCACGACACCGTCGAGGACACGGACTACTCGCTCGACCAGCTGACGCGGGAGTACGGCGAGGAGATCGCCATGCTCGTCGACGGCGTGACGAAGCTCGACAAGGTGAAGTTCGGTGATGCCGCGCAGGCGGAGACCGTGCGCAAGATGGTCGTCGCGATGTCGCGCGACATCCGGGTGCTCGTCATCAAGCTCGCCGACCGGCTCCACAACGCGCGGACGTGGAAGTTCGTCCCGGCGGAGTCCGCGAGCCGGAAGGCCCGTGAGACGCTCGAGATCTACGCGCCGCTCGCGCACCGGCTCGGAATGAACACGATCAAGTGGGAGCTCGAGGACCTTTCGTTCCAGACGCTCTACCCCAAGGTCTACGACGAGATCGTGCGTCTCGTGGCCGAGCGTGCCCCGGCGCGCGAGGAGTACCTCGCGGTCGTCCGTGAGCAGATCGTCGCCGACCTGCGCTCCGCGAAGATCAAGGCCACCGTCACCGGCCGTCCCAAGCACTACTACTCCGTGTACCAGAAGATGATCGTCCGCGGGCACGACTTCGAGGACATCTACGACCTCGTCGGCACGCGGGTCCTCGTCGACTCGGTGCGCGACTGCTACGCGGCGCTCGGTGCGCTGCACGCGCGGTGGAACCCGGTCCCGGGCCGGTTCAAGGACTACATCGCGATGCCGAAGTTCAACATGTACCAGTCGCTGCACACGACGGTCATCGGCCCTGGCGGCAAGCCCGTCGAGATCCAGATCCGGACCTTCGAGATGCACCGTCGCGCGGAGTACGGCGTCGCGGCGCACTGGAAGTACAAGGAGGCCGCGAAGGCCGGCGCCGGGGGGCCCGACGCCGGCGCGGCAGACATGCAGTGGCTCCGCCAGCTCGTCGACTGGCAGCGCGAGACCGCAGACCCCACGGAGTTCCTCGACTCGCTGCGCTTCGAGATGGCGGGCCAGGAGGTCTACGTCTTCACGCCCAAGGGCGAGGTCATGGCGCTCCCGGCGGGCTCGACGCCCGTGGACTTCGCGTATGCCGTCCACACCGAGGTCGGGCACCGGACCATGGGCGCCCGCGTTAACGGGCGTCTCGTGTCGCTCGACTCGCCGCTCGAGAACGGCGACGTCGTCGACGTCCTCACGTCCAAGTCCGAGACCGCGGGGCCGAGCCAGGACTGGCTCGCGTTCGTCAAGAGCCCTCGCGCCCGCAACAAGATTCGGCAATGGTTCTCCAAGGGCCGCCGCGAGGAGGCCGTCGAGCACGGCAAGGAAGCGATCGCCAAGGCGATGCGCAAGCAGAACCTTCCGATCCAGCGGCTCCTCAGCCACGAGGCCCTCGCAGGGCTCGCCTCGGACATGCGTTACGCGGACGTCTCGGCGCTCTATGCGGCCGTCGGCGAGGCCCAGGTGTCGGCGCAGACCGTCGTCTCGCGGCTCGTGCAGTCGTTCGGCGGCGAGGACGGAGCCCAGGAGGACCTCGCCGAGGTCGCGCTGCCGGGCGCGACGCGCCGCCGTTCGCGCCAGGGAGACCCTGGCGTGGTCGTCAAGGGCGTCGACGACATCTGGGTGAAGCTCGCCAAGTGCTGTACCCCGGTGCCGGGCGACGAGATCGTCGGCTTCATCACGCGCGGTCAGGGGGTCTCGGTCCACCGGTCCGACTGCGTCAACGTCGAGGCGCTGCGGGACCAGCCGGAGCGCTTCGTCGACGTCGCGTGGAACGTCGGTGCGAGCACGCTGTTCCTCGTGCAGATCCAGGTCGAGGCTCTCGATCGCGCCAGGCTGCTCTCGGACATCACGCGGGTGCTCTCGGACAACCACGTCAACATCCTCTCGGCGTCCGTCTCGACGTCGTCGGACCGCGTCGCGACATCACGCTTCGTCTTCGAGATGGCGGAGCCAGCGCACCTTGCGACGGTGCTCAAGGCGGTGCGCAAGGTCGAGGGCGTCTTCGACGTCTACCGCGTCACGGGATCGCGCGCGACGCACTCGGGCTGA
- the secF gene encoding protein translocase subunit SecF, protein MARSGFSQWGNDLHTGRRSYNIVGRRKGFFAASLVIVVLCALVLGIRGFNFGIEFTGGSEFTISGISDRSQSLATDTVAEAGVLEAPRVSSLGSSAMRVQTVPLEQEQIDAIKAGLAKAFEVPDSSVTVTTIGATWGKDVSSKTIQGLIVFVLLVTVVMTAYFRNWRMAAGAIIALFHDLILTLGVYALVGWEVTPATMIGFLTILGYSIYDTVVVFDKVRENTDGILAQKRSTYEEQANLAVNQTLVRSINTSVVALLPVSSILFIGAFVLGAGTLRDIALALFVGMAAGTYSSIFLATPLEVALRDREPAIKAHTEKVLALRAGSGEGEELSAYAVAGKLLPGQHQGHSAQPKRRKK, encoded by the coding sequence ATGGCTCGCAGCGGGTTCTCCCAGTGGGGCAACGACCTCCACACGGGCCGTCGCTCGTACAACATCGTCGGCCGACGCAAGGGCTTCTTCGCGGCGTCGCTCGTCATCGTCGTGCTCTGCGCGCTCGTGCTCGGCATCCGGGGCTTCAACTTCGGTATCGAGTTCACGGGCGGTTCCGAGTTCACGATCTCCGGCATCTCGGACCGTTCGCAGTCGCTTGCGACTGACACCGTCGCTGAGGCCGGCGTCCTCGAGGCGCCGCGTGTGTCCTCGCTCGGGTCGTCAGCCATGCGGGTCCAGACCGTGCCGCTCGAGCAGGAGCAGATCGACGCCATCAAGGCCGGTCTCGCCAAGGCGTTCGAGGTCCCCGACAGCTCCGTGACGGTGACGACGATCGGTGCGACGTGGGGCAAGGACGTCTCGTCGAAGACGATCCAGGGCCTCATCGTCTTCGTCCTGCTCGTCACGGTCGTCATGACGGCCTACTTCCGCAACTGGCGCATGGCCGCGGGCGCGATCATCGCGCTGTTCCACGACCTCATCCTCACCCTGGGCGTCTACGCGCTCGTCGGCTGGGAGGTCACCCCGGCCACGATGATCGGCTTCCTCACGATCCTCGGCTACTCGATCTACGACACCGTCGTGGTCTTCGACAAGGTCCGTGAGAACACCGACGGCATCCTCGCGCAGAAGCGCTCGACGTACGAGGAGCAGGCGAACCTCGCGGTCAACCAGACCCTCGTGCGCTCGATCAACACGTCGGTCGTCGCACTCCTGCCCGTGAGCTCGATCCTCTTCATCGGTGCGTTCGTCCTCGGCGCGGGCACGCTGCGCGACATCGCGCTCGCGCTGTTCGTCGGCATGGCGGCAGGCACGTACTCGTCGATCTTCCTCGCGACGCCCCTCGAGGTCGCGCTGCGCGACCGCGAGCCCGCGATCAAGGCGCACACGGAGAAGGTCCTCGCGCTGCGCGCAGGCTCGGGCGAGGGCGAGGAGCTCTCGGCGTACGCCGTCGCGGGCAAGCTCCTCCCGGGCCAGCACCAGGGCCACTCGGCGCAGCCGAAGCGACGCAAGAAGTGA
- the hisS gene encoding histidine--tRNA ligase yields the protein MARPTPLSGFPEWRPEGRVVEQHVLDVLRETFELHGFAGIETRAVEPLDQLLRKGETSKEVYVLRRLQEEEGAEPDKQLGLHFDLTVPFARWVLENAGHLAFPFKRYQMQKVWRGERPQDGRFREFVQADVDVVGDGELPYHYEVELPLVMADALGRLRDIGVPEVRILVNNRKVAEGFYRGLGLDDVEAVLRSIDKLDKIGPDAVAELLAAEAGASAAQAAACLELAATSGSDVTVVDRVRELAVAHDAVTELLEEGLAELGALVAAAAVRAPGVVVADMKIARGLDYYTGSVYETVLVGHESLGSICSGGRYDTLASDGKRTFPGVGLSIGVSRLVSRLLSDGLVVATRGVPSAVLVAVNDEAERTVSDDVAAALRARGIACEVAPSAAKFGKQIRYADRRSIPFVWFPPTPEHTRADGSVVPAQGHQVKDIRSGEQVDADASSWTPPAADARPTVRAVTA from the coding sequence ATGGCACGCCCCACCCCTCTGTCCGGATTCCCCGAGTGGCGCCCCGAGGGGCGCGTCGTCGAGCAGCATGTTCTCGACGTCCTGCGCGAGACCTTCGAGCTCCATGGCTTCGCGGGCATCGAGACCCGGGCCGTCGAGCCGCTCGACCAGCTGCTCCGCAAGGGCGAGACCTCGAAGGAGGTCTACGTGCTGCGCCGCCTCCAGGAGGAGGAGGGAGCCGAGCCGGACAAGCAGCTCGGCCTGCACTTCGACCTCACGGTGCCGTTCGCGCGCTGGGTCCTCGAGAACGCCGGCCACCTCGCGTTCCCGTTCAAGCGCTACCAGATGCAGAAGGTCTGGCGCGGCGAGCGTCCCCAGGACGGCCGGTTCCGCGAGTTCGTCCAGGCGGACGTCGACGTCGTGGGCGACGGCGAGCTGCCGTACCACTATGAGGTCGAGCTGCCGCTCGTCATGGCCGACGCTCTCGGCCGTCTGCGCGACATCGGCGTGCCCGAGGTCCGCATCCTCGTCAACAACCGCAAGGTCGCCGAGGGCTTCTACCGTGGGCTCGGGCTCGACGACGTCGAGGCGGTCCTGCGTTCGATCGACAAGCTCGACAAGATCGGGCCGGACGCTGTCGCCGAGCTGCTCGCGGCCGAGGCCGGCGCGAGCGCGGCGCAGGCCGCCGCGTGCCTCGAGCTCGCCGCGACCAGCGGGTCGGACGTGACGGTCGTCGACCGTGTCCGGGAGCTCGCCGTGGCGCACGACGCTGTGACGGAGCTGCTCGAAGAAGGTCTCGCGGAGCTCGGAGCGCTCGTCGCCGCGGCTGCCGTGCGTGCCCCGGGCGTCGTCGTCGCTGACATGAAGATCGCGCGCGGCCTCGACTACTACACGGGCTCGGTCTACGAGACGGTGCTCGTCGGCCACGAGAGCCTCGGCTCCATCTGCTCGGGCGGCCGCTACGACACGCTCGCGTCCGACGGCAAGCGCACGTTCCCGGGCGTCGGTCTCTCGATCGGTGTCTCGCGACTCGTCTCGCGCCTCCTGTCCGACGGCCTCGTCGTCGCGACGCGCGGCGTGCCGAGCGCGGTGCTCGTCGCGGTGAACGACGAGGCCGAGCGGACGGTGTCCGACGACGTCGCCGCGGCACTCCGTGCCCGTGGCATCGCGTGCGAGGTCGCTCCGTCGGCCGCGAAGTTCGGCAAGCAGATCCGCTACGCCGACCGCCGCTCGATCCCGTTCGTCTGGTTCCCGCCGACGCCCGAGCACACGCGCGCCGACGGCTCCGTCGTGCCCGCGCAGGGCCACCAGGTCAAGGACATCCGCTCGGGCGAGCAGGTCGACGCGGACGCGTCGTCGTGGACGCCGCCCGCCGCGGACGCGCGCCCGACGGTCCGCGCCGTCACCGCCTGA
- a CDS encoding adenine phosphoribosyltransferase: MTAPVRRSADVAIVEGLLREVPDFPQPGVIFRDVAGVLASGEGLAAATRAMADLASELGEFDLVAGMEARGFLFGAPLAAHLGTGFIPVRKAGKLPPPVLGATYELEYGTATLELRDGTIPAGARVLVLDDILATGGTASAGADLVERAGGTVVGLAFLFEIPELGGRERLAGREVRSLIV, encoded by the coding sequence GTGACCGCACCGGTTCGTCGTTCGGCCGACGTCGCGATCGTCGAGGGCCTGCTGCGCGAGGTCCCGGACTTCCCGCAGCCGGGCGTCATCTTCCGTGACGTCGCGGGCGTCCTCGCCTCGGGCGAGGGACTCGCGGCGGCCACGCGGGCGATGGCCGACCTCGCGAGCGAGCTCGGTGAGTTCGACCTCGTCGCCGGCATGGAGGCCCGCGGGTTCCTCTTCGGAGCGCCGCTCGCGGCTCACCTCGGCACGGGGTTCATCCCGGTGCGGAAGGCCGGCAAGCTGCCTCCGCCCGTGCTCGGCGCGACCTATGAGCTCGAGTACGGGACGGCGACGCTCGAGCTGCGCGACGGCACGATCCCGGCCGGTGCGCGGGTGCTCGTCCTCGACGACATCCTGGCGACAGGCGGGACCGCGTCGGCCGGGGCGGATCTCGTCGAGCGCGCCGGTGGCACGGTCGTCGGGCTCGCGTTCCTCTTCGAGATCCCCGAGCTCGGCGGCCGCGAGCGGCTGGCCGGGCGCGAGGTGCGCTCGCTCATCGTCTGA
- a CDS encoding MBL fold metallo-hydrolase, protein MPAVDAPVFRLTTLVAPVLGASCHVLSAAGTGPCVVVDAGGGVAPALLAHLAENGLEPVAVLATHGHLDHVWDGPLVAGDLGIPFVLHAADAHRLTDPFGTLDPWGPRGPLVQAVAQQGVRTDETRVPEHVVTFDGACTLLVGPGGLLGDDVLGPGVTVEAVHAPGHTEGSTLYVVNGVPDDASALPRPGRPGGTLTSTVLTGDVLFAGSVGRTDLPGGDGAAMARTLRDVVGTLPADALVLPGHGPATTVGHETATNPYLARR, encoded by the coding sequence ATGCCTGCCGTCGATGCGCCCGTGTTCCGCCTCACGACCCTCGTCGCACCGGTGCTCGGGGCCTCGTGCCACGTGCTCTCGGCGGCCGGGACGGGCCCGTGCGTCGTCGTCGACGCGGGCGGGGGAGTCGCTCCGGCGTTGCTCGCGCACCTTGCGGAGAACGGCCTCGAACCGGTCGCGGTGCTCGCGACGCACGGGCACCTCGACCACGTGTGGGACGGCCCGCTCGTCGCGGGCGACCTCGGTATCCCGTTCGTCCTCCACGCGGCCGACGCGCACCGGCTCACGGACCCGTTCGGGACGCTCGACCCGTGGGGTCCGCGCGGCCCGCTCGTCCAGGCGGTCGCGCAGCAGGGCGTCCGGACCGACGAGACGCGCGTCCCGGAGCACGTCGTGACGTTCGACGGCGCGTGCACCCTGCTCGTCGGGCCGGGCGGGCTGCTCGGCGACGACGTGCTCGGTCCGGGCGTGACGGTCGAGGCCGTCCACGCACCGGGGCACACCGAGGGCTCGACGCTCTACGTCGTGAACGGCGTCCCGGACGACGCCTCGGCGCTGCCGCGTCCGGGGCGGCCCGGCGGCACGCTGACGTCGACCGTGCTCACGGGCGACGTCCTCTTCGCGGGGAGCGTCGGACGCACCGACCTGCCCGGCGGTGACGGTGCTGCCATGGCGCGCACCCTGCGGGACGTCGTCGGGACGCTGCCCGCCGACGCGCTCGTGCTGCCCGGGCACGGCCCCGCGACGACCGTCGGGCACGAGACCGCGACGAACCCCTACCTCGCGCGCCGGTAG
- a CDS encoding DUF349 domain-containing protein, translating to MSETTPTADDAIVEPTEGTAPETAQPEAAEAPAEVVAEVAAAEPEAPAAVDAAAEPEAPAEVDAEETLAVEPEAPAEAAAVEAPSEEPAAVESPAAEEAPAADVAPAAARPRPSPRPVPRPAPRPSAVAQARPADAAPVAAPDDAAEALAAAAFGRVDEDGTVYVREGDTERAVGQFPGVSAEEAMALYIRRFLEIQSKVVLFEARLGSADLAVKEIDQTLARLAEDLAEPSAVGDIAGLRTRLDGLRERAAQRRSELDAERTAARAAAVTSRTAIVEAAEEIAGTDPSRIQWRPSGDRLRQLLDEWKDAQRNGPRIDRPTEESLWKRFSHARTTFDRERRHFFAELETRNSSAKSAKESLVAEAEALATSTDWGATAGAYRILMDRWKAAGRANRKDDDALWARFRAAQDTFFAARDADNAATDAEYEANLTVKEALLVEAEALVPVTDLARAKAVLRDVQERWEEAGKVPRNAMGRVEARMRAVETAVRDSEQAQWARTNPETRARAEGAAAQLEASIAQLEGELEAARAKGDDRKVRSLEEAVTAKRAWLEQIVRAAEDARG from the coding sequence GTGTCCGAGACCACCCCCACTGCCGACGACGCGATCGTCGAGCCCACCGAGGGCACCGCTCCCGAGACCGCCCAGCCCGAGGCCGCCGAGGCTCCTGCCGAGGTCGTCGCCGAGGTCGCTGCCGCCGAGCCCGAGGCTCCTGCCGCTGTGGACGCCGCCGCCGAGCCGGAGGCTCCCGCCGAGGTCGACGCCGAGGAGACCCTCGCCGTCGAGCCCGAGGCTCCTGCCGAGGCGGCCGCCGTCGAGGCACCGTCCGAGGAGCCCGCGGCTGTCGAGTCACCTGCTGCCGAAGAGGCACCCGCTGCCGACGTGGCACCCGCCGCGGCACGCCCGAGGCCGTCCCCGCGCCCCGTCCCCCGCCCCGCGCCGCGCCCGAGCGCCGTCGCCCAGGCCCGTCCCGCGGACGCCGCCCCGGTCGCCGCGCCCGACGACGCCGCCGAGGCCCTCGCCGCTGCTGCGTTCGGCCGGGTCGACGAGGACGGCACCGTCTACGTCCGTGAGGGCGACACCGAGCGGGCCGTCGGTCAGTTCCCCGGCGTGAGCGCCGAGGAGGCCATGGCCCTCTACATCCGCCGCTTTCTCGAGATCCAGTCGAAGGTCGTCCTCTTCGAGGCACGCCTCGGATCTGCGGACCTCGCTGTCAAGGAGATCGACCAGACGCTCGCGCGCCTCGCCGAGGACCTCGCCGAGCCGTCCGCCGTCGGCGACATCGCCGGCCTTCGCACGCGCCTCGACGGCCTGCGCGAGCGCGCCGCCCAGCGCCGCTCCGAGCTCGACGCCGAGCGCACCGCTGCCCGGGCGGCCGCGGTCACCAGCCGCACCGCGATCGTCGAGGCCGCCGAGGAGATCGCCGGCACCGACCCGTCGCGGATCCAGTGGCGTCCGTCGGGCGACCGCCTCCGCCAGCTCCTCGACGAGTGGAAGGACGCGCAGCGCAACGGCCCGCGCATCGACCGCCCGACGGAGGAGTCGCTCTGGAAGCGGTTCAGCCACGCCCGCACGACGTTCGACCGTGAGCGTCGTCACTTCTTCGCCGAGCTCGAGACCCGCAACTCCTCCGCAAAGTCTGCCAAGGAGTCGCTCGTCGCCGAGGCCGAGGCCCTCGCGACCTCGACCGACTGGGGTGCGACCGCGGGCGCGTACCGCATCCTCATGGACCGCTGGAAGGCAGCGGGCCGCGCCAACCGCAAGGACGACGACGCGCTCTGGGCCCGCTTCCGCGCTGCCCAGGACACGTTCTTCGCCGCCCGAGACGCCGACAACGCCGCCACCGACGCCGAGTACGAGGCCAACCTCACGGTCAAGGAGGCCCTGCTCGTCGAGGCCGAAGCCCTCGTGCCCGTGACCGACCTCGCTCGCGCCAAGGCCGTCCTGCGCGACGTCCAGGAGCGCTGGGAGGAGGCCGGCAAGGTCCCGCGCAACGCGATGGGACGCGTCGAGGCTCGTATGCGCGCCGTCGAGACCGCGGTCCGCGACTCGGAGCAGGCCCAGTGGGCACGCACCAACCCCGAGACGCGCGCACGCGCCGAGGGCGCCGCTGCGCAGCTCGAGGCGTCGATCGCCCAGCTCGAGGGCGAGCTCGAGGCCGCCCGCGCAAAGGGTGACGACCGCAAGGTCCGCTCGCTCGAGGAGGCCGTCACGGCCAAGCGCGCATGGCTCGAGCAGATCGTCCGCGCCGCCGAGGACGCTCGCGGCTGA
- a CDS encoding type IV toxin-antitoxin system AbiEi family antitoxin: protein MLLRHVLTPPPTTLPRTVRAGDVGGPVAFAELRTSRRLVMLAPDVAVLPGASVTRTDRLVALAARIPPRTVVGRLSAVWVHTGHGDPRTLAVLYPPTAHRPTRRPDLRTHQATVADDDVEGLGGLLVTRPLRTAVDLARHVPRELSLPALERLCHDGLLDTARLAACLRAHPPGPLASESLDVVAELAALVSPRQRPGHDT, encoded by the coding sequence GTGCTGCTGCGCCACGTCCTCACACCGCCCCCGACGACGCTCCCGCGCACCGTCCGCGCCGGGGATGTCGGGGGCCCGGTCGCGTTCGCCGAGCTCCGCACCTCGAGGCGCCTGGTGATGCTCGCCCCCGACGTCGCAGTCCTGCCCGGTGCGTCCGTCACGCGCACGGACCGGCTCGTCGCCCTCGCCGCGCGCATCCCGCCCCGCACCGTCGTCGGCCGGCTGAGCGCCGTGTGGGTCCACACCGGCCACGGCGACCCGCGCACGCTCGCGGTGCTCTACCCGCCGACCGCGCACCGACCGACCCGGCGTCCGGACCTGCGCACCCACCAGGCGACGGTCGCCGACGACGACGTCGAGGGCCTCGGCGGGCTCCTCGTCACGCGACCGCTACGCACCGCGGTCGACCTCGCGAGGCACGTGCCGCGCGAGCTCTCGCTCCCTGCGCTCGAGCGCCTGTGCCACGACGGGCTGCTCGACACGGCTCGGCTCGCCGCGTGCCTGCGCGCACATCCGCCGGGCCCGTTGGCCAGCGAGTCCCTCGACGTCGTCGCCGAGCTCGCGGCACTCGTCTCCCCCCGCCAGAGACCCGGGCACGACACCTAG